A section of the Corallococcus silvisoli genome encodes:
- a CDS encoding type I polyketide synthase, which produces MSSPLDPHENSARLARALVALEKMQARLEASEREKREPIAIIGMACRFPGGANHPGALWELLREGRDAIVEVPPDRWAIDDYYDPDPAAEGKMYTRWGGFLKGVRLDELDARFYGIAPREVASMDPQQRLMLEVTWEALANAGQVQERIANSLTGVFVGVMLNDYAQLQAQQADPALMDAYLAFGNDSSFMAGRISYILGAQGPSMAVNTACSSSLVTVQLACQSLRARESHMAIAGGVSVILAPDGHIVSSRLRSQSPTGRCRTFDASADGYVRGEGCGVVVLKRLSDALADKDPVLAVIRGGAVNHDGPSGGLTVPSGPAQEAVIRRALANAGVEPAQVGYVEAHGTGTPLGDPIEVRALQKVFAPGRESSRPLSLGSIKTNVGHLEAAAGIAGLMKVVLMLQHRELPPHLHLSRPTTAVPWSELPITIPTRLRPWDTTSGRRMAGVSSFGLSGINAHLILEEAPEPTRQRPAESPARSSHLLTLSARDEKALQQLARDYRDWLPGAPPRLEDVCYTASARRSHYEHRLSVVGRTREQLVEHLGAFLRGEPLPALSSREASPRRPKVVFVFSGQGSQWPTMARELLQVSPVFRSTLEACDRAMRAHGVGPLLKLLEAVDDASWMEDIGVIQPMLFAIAVALAAQWRAWGIHPDAVVGHSMGEVAAAHVAGVLSLEDAARVICRRSALLRRIRGQGGMALVELSLAQARATLAGFEDRLSIAASNGPTTTVLAGDATALQEVMARLQARNVFCRSIKVDVASHSPQVESLLPELREVLGALQPRPANLPVYSTVTGGLTDGTDWDATYWLRNLREPVLFSPVIEQLLASPHHVFLELSPHPILTQSIERIVRASRAEGVVLPSLRREEGETEVLLQSLGALHTAGHPIDWRAVYPEAGESTLLPGYPWQRSRFWLEPRQAAPRSVARPVAPLPEAREAHADAMTSEHADGTPSRFYDDSVERERVLAPDEVYLTFGIQRQPVPGFSWLMSVYGLPERPEHTELLLQGQRGLRSVLFRGVRWSSVRKVLDFGCGYASDLISLARRFPHLRLDGYTISAEQAAIDAERVRARGLQDRVRVFARDSAKEAFPDRYDVAFGFEVATHVADKTALFANLSRSLQNGGFLLLADFIANGVSAINVEETASYNVNADEWAELLARHRFRLVEGVDISHEAAHFLDDPGFDRHLEVVAQRFKLSELVKRNFDAMRNFGKALDKGLMSYALLVAQKDEHAGAPYLARVNRAKVAALTPFAAFEDAGAWAAPAEDSAVREEWVYEVKWPQRPRAPKPEAERKGGAAGRWLLLCDRTGTGEALAARLRARGERCTLLYAGLDPQTPGADVAHVNPTDPADWQRVLERLASEGGGPFRGVVHLWNLDLGGDVALEEATLGSGCGSLLTLVQRLGGGAGANTRLWLVTRGAQSVGDGAPVSVAQAPIWGLGRVLALEHPELWGGLVDLSPSSDAQEVDALCEELCASDGEDQLALRGRTRHVARLSRGEVPTAGEATWRSDGAYLITGGLGGLGLQVARWLVARGARHLLLSGRTELPAPGEWASLPADSPLTSRVKALRELQSQGATVRYLRCDVGEPEQVRALIEACGQGPVPLVGLFHAAGVSAHRALRETGPEVLSSVFHPKAMGAWMLHELTRHLPLHCFVLFSSASSVWGSQGMAAYAAANHFLDALAHHRKAQGLAATCINWGRWSEGGMAGSEQAQRFFSQVGLEAMPTEAALTLLGHLVGAGVTQRTVAAVDWSRFKPLLEARRHRPLLEAISVGASAAKAPAEQGAARSELLSRLEEAPSGRRRGVLQEFVRAEAARVLGAEPSALTPGQGFFQMGMNSLMSVELKNHLERSLRHKLPSTLAFEYPTVAELTDFLAKEVPALAALVAPRPEVALAAAAVAEVDPLLKDESIFELLSEAERLSETALQSLAQSFPGEGSNE; this is translated from the coding sequence ATGAGCAGCCCCTTGGACCCGCACGAGAACAGTGCTCGCCTGGCTCGCGCCCTGGTCGCGCTGGAGAAGATGCAAGCCAGGCTGGAGGCGAGCGAACGCGAGAAGCGCGAGCCCATCGCCATCATCGGCATGGCGTGTCGCTTTCCGGGCGGCGCGAACCATCCGGGCGCGCTCTGGGAGCTGCTGCGCGAGGGCCGCGACGCCATCGTCGAGGTGCCACCCGACCGGTGGGCCATCGACGACTACTACGATCCGGACCCCGCGGCGGAAGGGAAGATGTACACGCGCTGGGGAGGATTCCTGAAGGGCGTCCGGCTCGACGAGCTGGATGCCCGGTTCTACGGCATCGCCCCTCGTGAAGTGGCGAGCATGGATCCCCAGCAGCGGTTGATGTTGGAGGTGACCTGGGAGGCGCTCGCCAACGCGGGGCAGGTCCAGGAGCGCATCGCGAACAGCCTCACCGGGGTGTTCGTCGGGGTGATGCTCAACGACTACGCCCAGCTCCAGGCGCAGCAGGCGGACCCGGCGCTGATGGACGCCTATCTGGCGTTTGGCAACGACTCCAGCTTCATGGCCGGTCGCATCTCCTACATCCTGGGAGCCCAGGGCCCGAGCATGGCGGTGAACACCGCCTGTTCCTCGTCGCTCGTGACGGTGCAGCTGGCGTGTCAGAGCCTGCGCGCTCGCGAGAGCCACATGGCCATCGCGGGCGGCGTCAGCGTCATCCTGGCCCCGGATGGGCACATCGTCTCGTCCCGGCTCCGCTCCCAGTCTCCGACCGGGCGGTGCAGGACGTTCGATGCCTCGGCCGACGGCTACGTGCGTGGTGAGGGCTGCGGTGTCGTGGTGCTCAAGCGGCTCTCCGACGCGCTCGCCGACAAGGACCCGGTGCTCGCCGTCATCCGAGGCGGCGCGGTCAATCACGATGGTCCCAGTGGCGGACTGACCGTGCCCAGCGGGCCCGCGCAGGAGGCGGTGATCCGAAGGGCGCTCGCCAACGCGGGCGTGGAGCCGGCGCAGGTGGGCTACGTCGAGGCCCACGGAACGGGGACCCCGCTCGGCGATCCGATAGAGGTGCGCGCGCTTCAGAAGGTGTTCGCTCCGGGGCGGGAGTCCTCACGGCCCCTGAGCCTGGGCTCCATCAAGACGAACGTCGGGCACCTGGAGGCGGCGGCCGGCATCGCGGGACTGATGAAGGTGGTGCTGATGCTCCAGCATCGCGAGCTTCCTCCCCATCTCCATCTGTCCCGGCCCACGACAGCCGTTCCCTGGAGCGAGCTGCCCATCACCATTCCCACCCGGCTGCGTCCCTGGGACACGACCTCCGGCAGGCGCATGGCGGGGGTCAGCTCCTTCGGCCTGAGCGGCATCAACGCGCACCTCATCCTCGAAGAGGCTCCGGAGCCGACGCGCCAGCGCCCAGCGGAGTCACCCGCGCGCTCCTCCCATCTGCTGACGCTGTCGGCGCGCGACGAGAAGGCGCTTCAGCAGCTCGCGCGCGACTACCGGGACTGGCTGCCTGGCGCGCCGCCACGGCTGGAGGACGTCTGCTACACGGCCAGCGCGCGACGCAGCCACTACGAGCACCGGCTGTCGGTCGTCGGGCGCACGCGCGAGCAGCTCGTGGAGCACCTGGGGGCCTTCCTCCGGGGAGAGCCGCTTCCGGCGCTCTCCTCTCGGGAGGCCTCGCCGCGCCGGCCGAAGGTGGTGTTCGTGTTCTCCGGGCAGGGCTCCCAGTGGCCCACCATGGCGCGGGAGCTGCTTCAGGTGTCCCCCGTGTTCCGCTCCACGCTGGAGGCGTGTGACCGGGCCATGCGGGCGCATGGCGTGGGGCCCCTGCTGAAGTTGCTCGAGGCGGTGGACGACGCGTCCTGGATGGAAGACATCGGCGTCATCCAGCCGATGCTGTTCGCCATCGCGGTGGCGCTCGCCGCCCAGTGGCGCGCCTGGGGCATCCATCCCGACGCGGTGGTGGGCCACAGCATGGGCGAGGTGGCCGCGGCCCATGTGGCGGGCGTGCTGAGTCTGGAGGATGCCGCGCGGGTCATCTGCCGCCGGAGCGCGCTGCTGCGGCGCATTCGCGGTCAGGGCGGAATGGCCCTGGTGGAGCTCTCCCTCGCCCAGGCGCGGGCCACGCTCGCGGGCTTCGAGGACCGGCTGTCCATCGCCGCGAGCAACGGCCCGACGACGACGGTGCTGGCCGGAGACGCCACGGCCTTGCAGGAGGTCATGGCGCGACTGCAGGCGCGCAACGTCTTCTGCCGGAGCATCAAGGTGGATGTCGCGTCCCACTCTCCGCAAGTGGAGTCGCTGCTCCCGGAGCTGCGGGAGGTGCTTGGCGCGCTCCAGCCCCGGCCCGCGAACCTGCCCGTGTACTCCACCGTCACCGGCGGCCTGACCGATGGGACGGACTGGGATGCGACCTACTGGCTGCGCAACCTGCGCGAGCCGGTGTTGTTCTCTCCGGTCATCGAGCAGCTGCTCGCGAGCCCGCACCACGTCTTCCTGGAGCTCAGTCCGCATCCCATCCTGACGCAGTCCATCGAGCGCATCGTCCGAGCGTCGCGCGCGGAGGGAGTCGTGCTGCCCTCGTTGCGGAGGGAGGAGGGGGAGACGGAGGTCCTGCTCCAGTCGCTCGGGGCCCTCCACACCGCGGGGCATCCCATCGACTGGCGCGCGGTGTATCCGGAGGCCGGTGAGAGCACGCTCCTGCCGGGCTATCCCTGGCAGCGCTCACGCTTCTGGCTGGAGCCGCGTCAGGCCGCTCCCCGGAGCGTGGCACGTCCTGTCGCCCCCCTCCCGGAAGCGCGGGAAGCGCATGCGGACGCGATGACGTCCGAGCACGCCGACGGCACGCCGTCCCGCTTCTACGACGACTCCGTGGAGCGGGAGCGGGTGCTCGCGCCGGACGAGGTCTACCTGACCTTCGGCATCCAGCGTCAACCGGTCCCGGGCTTCTCCTGGCTGATGAGCGTCTACGGTCTCCCGGAGCGACCCGAGCACACGGAGCTGTTGTTGCAGGGGCAGCGCGGGCTCCGGTCGGTGCTCTTCCGAGGCGTCCGCTGGTCCTCGGTGCGCAAGGTGCTCGACTTCGGATGCGGGTATGCCTCCGACCTCATCTCGCTGGCGAGGAGGTTCCCGCACCTGCGCCTGGATGGCTACACCATCTCCGCGGAGCAGGCGGCCATCGACGCGGAGCGGGTGCGGGCGCGCGGGCTCCAGGACCGCGTCCGGGTCTTCGCGCGTGACAGCGCGAAGGAGGCCTTCCCGGACCGGTACGACGTGGCGTTCGGGTTCGAGGTCGCCACCCACGTCGCGGACAAGACGGCGCTGTTCGCGAACCTCTCCCGGAGCCTCCAGAACGGCGGCTTCCTGCTCCTCGCCGACTTCATCGCCAATGGCGTCTCGGCCATCAACGTCGAGGAGACCGCGTCGTACAACGTCAACGCCGACGAGTGGGCGGAGCTGCTCGCGCGCCACCGCTTCCGTCTGGTGGAGGGCGTCGACATCAGCCACGAGGCCGCGCACTTCCTCGACGACCCCGGGTTCGACCGTCACCTGGAGGTCGTCGCCCAGCGGTTCAAGCTCAGTGAGCTGGTGAAGCGGAACTTCGATGCCATGCGCAACTTCGGCAAGGCGCTCGACAAGGGTTTGATGAGCTACGCGCTGCTCGTCGCCCAGAAGGACGAGCACGCGGGGGCGCCCTATCTGGCTCGGGTGAACCGCGCCAAGGTCGCGGCGCTGACCCCGTTCGCCGCGTTCGAGGACGCGGGGGCCTGGGCGGCGCCCGCCGAGGACTCCGCGGTGCGCGAGGAGTGGGTCTACGAGGTGAAGTGGCCCCAGAGGCCGCGCGCGCCGAAACCCGAGGCGGAGCGAAAGGGCGGAGCCGCTGGCCGGTGGTTGCTCCTCTGCGACCGCACGGGCACGGGGGAGGCGCTGGCCGCGCGGCTTCGAGCCCGGGGAGAGCGCTGCACGCTGCTGTATGCGGGGCTCGATCCCCAGACACCCGGAGCGGATGTGGCCCACGTCAATCCGACGGACCCCGCGGATTGGCAGCGGGTGTTGGAGCGGCTGGCCTCGGAGGGAGGCGGCCCCTTCCGAGGTGTGGTGCATCTGTGGAACCTGGACCTCGGCGGCGACGTGGCGCTGGAAGAGGCGACGCTGGGGAGCGGCTGCGGAAGCCTGCTGACCCTGGTGCAGCGGCTGGGCGGGGGAGCGGGCGCGAACACGCGGCTGTGGCTGGTCACGCGGGGCGCGCAGTCCGTCGGCGACGGTGCTCCCGTCTCCGTCGCGCAGGCGCCCATCTGGGGATTGGGGCGAGTGCTCGCGCTGGAGCACCCCGAGCTGTGGGGTGGCCTCGTGGACCTCTCGCCTTCCTCGGACGCGCAGGAGGTCGATGCGCTCTGCGAGGAGCTGTGCGCGTCGGATGGAGAGGATCAGCTCGCCTTGCGTGGGCGGACGCGGCACGTGGCCCGGCTGTCGCGCGGCGAGGTGCCTACCGCTGGCGAGGCCACCTGGCGGAGCGATGGGGCGTACCTCATCACTGGAGGCCTGGGAGGACTGGGGCTCCAGGTCGCGCGGTGGTTGGTGGCTCGTGGGGCCCGGCACCTGCTCCTGTCGGGTCGCACCGAGCTTCCGGCCCCGGGCGAATGGGCTTCGCTCCCGGCGGACAGCCCGCTCACGTCGCGGGTCAAGGCGCTCCGCGAGCTCCAGTCGCAAGGGGCGACGGTGCGCTACCTGCGGTGCGACGTCGGCGAACCGGAGCAGGTGCGCGCGCTCATCGAGGCATGCGGCCAGGGGCCGGTGCCGCTCGTGGGCCTCTTCCACGCGGCGGGCGTGTCGGCGCACCGCGCGCTGAGGGAGACAGGCCCGGAGGTGCTCTCGTCCGTCTTCCATCCCAAGGCGATGGGCGCCTGGATGCTCCACGAGCTCACCCGCCACCTGCCGCTCCACTGCTTCGTCCTGTTCTCCTCCGCGTCTTCCGTGTGGGGTTCGCAGGGGATGGCCGCGTATGCGGCGGCGAATCACTTCCTCGACGCGCTCGCGCACCACCGCAAGGCACAGGGGCTGGCGGCGACGTGCATCAACTGGGGCCGCTGGAGTGAAGGCGGGATGGCGGGCTCGGAGCAGGCGCAGCGCTTCTTCTCGCAGGTGGGGCTGGAGGCGATGCCGACCGAAGCGGCGCTCACGCTGCTGGGGCATCTGGTGGGCGCGGGCGTCACGCAGAGGACCGTGGCGGCGGTGGACTGGAGTCGCTTCAAGCCGCTGCTGGAGGCACGGCGACACCGGCCCCTGCTCGAAGCCATCTCCGTGGGCGCGTCCGCCGCGAAGGCCCCCGCGGAGCAGGGCGCCGCCCGCTCCGAGCTGCTGAGCCGGCTGGAGGAGGCACCCTCGGGCCGCCGCCGCGGCGTGTTGCAGGAGTTCGTGCGAGCCGAAGCCGCGCGTGTCCTGGGCGCGGAGCCGTCGGCCCTGACGCCAGGGCAGGGCTTCTTCCAGATGGGCATGAACTCGCTCATGTCCGTCGAGCTGAAGAACCACCTGGAGCGGAGCCTGCGGCACAAGCTCCCCTCCACGCTCGCCTTCGAGTACCCGACCGTCGCGGAGCTGACCGACTTCCTGGCGAAGGAGGTCCCCGCGCTCGCGGCGCTTGTTGCTCCCCGGCCGGAGGTGGCGCTCGCCGCCGCCGCCGTCGCCGAGGTGGATCCGCTGTTGAAGGACGAAAGCATCTTCGAACTGCTGAGCGAAGCGGAGCGGTTGTCTGAGACCGCGCTGCAATCACTTGCACAGTCTTTCCCTGGTGAGGGCTCAAATGAGTGA
- a CDS encoding type I polyketide synthase, with the protein MSDVMEKLVRGLSPEKRVSLAKMLLRSVGEGVPEKKTAEPIAIIGIGCRFPGGANDPESFWRLLRDGVDAVREVPRSRWDIDAYYDADPSKPGKMYTRNGAFLEGVDLFDPYFFGIPPRAAANLDPQHRLLLEVAWEALEHAGIAPRSLAGSKTGVFIGGATGDYTQLIQGKGADSIDATYLTGSLLTFATGRLSHFFDLQGPSLGVDTACSSSLVAVHLACQSLRSGESSLSLVGGVNLILTPQGTITTCKARMLAVDGRCKTFDAAADGYGRGEGCGMVVLKRLSDALEDGDNVLAVIRGTAVNQDGHSSDLTVPNGLAQQAVIRQALADAGLEPAQVGYVEAHGTGTSLGDPIELRALGAVFGGKREGGAALQVGSVKTNIGHLEYAAGIAGLIKLVLALKHGELPAHLHFKRGNPYIPWNELPVEIPTQHAPWAARDGKRVGGVSSFGASGTNAHVVLEGAPEVERRKGKERPKHVLALSARSEKTLRELAGRYAKALEEEELGDACFTANTGRGRFAHRVAVVGGTAEELREELERYEREGAVERGAAGQARKAGGEEVVLLFTGQGVQHEGMGRELYETQETFREVMKKCDGVVKEELGESLVEVLYGGKGKQLERSSVSQAALFSVEYALAQVWAEWGVKPAAVMGHSLGEYVAACVAGVFSVEEGLKLVMERGRLMEGLEGEGKMVAVLASEEEVRGEGGGGLVAAVNGPEEVVLAGRVKEVEEVEGRLKAKGRECRVLKTTHAFHSELMEPMKEAFERAAGKVRMERARLELVSNVSGRAVKGGEEKEAGYWARHLREPVRYWEGVKGLYERGYRVFVEVGPKPTLTGVGKRYLGKGEAEWVGSLRPGSSDWETLLGSMARLYVRGVEVDWEGLDKAHARRRTPLPTYPFQRERYWVDSLIPNTDVLVTFYRTIVQLAEVNTAVQFPSLRFATLREPVPGFSWIAMYRPEKDPAKEAVYKQFYDLALQSNLEMARTLYRGLDFPSFTRVLDIGCGHAADLIDLGKAHPHLELHGCNISPDQIEAGRQRIRGLGLDGRIKLHYQDSSRDPFPSTYDLVIAFQVIHHIRNKADLFANISRSLRNGGYLVMAETLSNMVSPIEHPESTTLFVPQAEWAELLARNHLRIVEAVESSQEIANFLHDPDFEQNFARVTRDLDEVTQKHLHGIHMLGELLRRRLAAYLLFTVTKDESLDVDTLRSINLERLGARVSYDAVYSAVEKGPYALPPPPGAKALQEASTAASTFSKALLASEPGQRGPLLDSYLRELVANLLKMPVVRLDAEQPLSTLGLDSLLALELKHKIHAETGVTMQLDELLQGASIAHLSQRLAEQLDGRGPGRGASTQDWEEGEL; encoded by the coding sequence ATGAGTGACGTCATGGAGAAGTTGGTGCGCGGTCTCTCCCCCGAGAAGCGGGTGAGTCTTGCCAAGATGCTCCTTCGCTCCGTGGGCGAGGGCGTTCCAGAGAAGAAGACGGCGGAGCCCATCGCCATCATCGGAATCGGTTGCCGGTTCCCGGGCGGCGCCAATGACCCGGAGTCCTTCTGGCGACTGCTGCGAGACGGCGTGGACGCCGTACGCGAGGTGCCGCGCAGCCGCTGGGACATCGACGCGTACTACGACGCCGACCCATCCAAGCCCGGGAAGATGTACACGCGGAATGGCGCGTTCCTGGAGGGAGTCGACCTCTTCGACCCGTACTTCTTCGGGATTCCTCCGCGCGCGGCGGCGAACCTGGACCCCCAGCACCGGCTGCTGCTGGAGGTGGCCTGGGAGGCGCTGGAGCACGCGGGCATCGCGCCGCGGAGCCTCGCGGGCAGCAAGACGGGGGTGTTCATTGGCGGCGCCACCGGGGACTACACCCAGCTCATCCAGGGCAAGGGCGCCGACAGCATCGACGCGACTTACCTGACGGGCAGTCTGCTGACGTTCGCGACCGGGCGCCTGTCCCACTTCTTCGACTTGCAGGGGCCGAGCCTCGGAGTGGACACGGCCTGTTCCTCGTCACTCGTCGCGGTCCATCTGGCGTGTCAGAGCCTGCGCTCGGGTGAGAGCTCGCTGTCGCTCGTGGGGGGCGTGAACCTCATCCTGACGCCGCAGGGCACCATCACCACCTGCAAGGCGCGCATGCTCGCCGTGGATGGCCGGTGCAAGACGTTCGACGCCGCGGCGGATGGCTACGGCCGGGGCGAAGGCTGCGGCATGGTCGTGCTCAAGCGCCTCTCCGACGCGCTCGAGGACGGGGACAACGTGCTCGCCGTCATTCGCGGTACGGCGGTGAATCAGGATGGGCACAGCAGTGACTTGACGGTGCCCAACGGGCTCGCACAGCAGGCGGTGATCCGCCAGGCGCTGGCGGATGCCGGATTGGAGCCGGCGCAGGTGGGCTACGTGGAGGCGCACGGCACCGGCACGTCGCTGGGCGACCCCATCGAACTGCGCGCGCTGGGCGCCGTGTTCGGAGGGAAGCGGGAAGGTGGCGCGGCCCTCCAGGTCGGCTCGGTGAAGACGAACATCGGCCACCTCGAATACGCGGCGGGCATCGCGGGGTTGATCAAGCTCGTGCTCGCCTTGAAGCACGGCGAGCTCCCCGCCCATCTGCACTTCAAGCGGGGCAACCCCTACATCCCCTGGAATGAGCTGCCGGTGGAGATCCCCACCCAGCACGCACCGTGGGCGGCGCGAGACGGAAAGCGCGTGGGGGGCGTGAGTTCATTCGGCGCCAGCGGGACGAACGCGCACGTGGTGCTGGAAGGGGCGCCGGAGGTGGAGCGGAGGAAGGGGAAGGAGCGGCCGAAGCACGTGCTGGCGCTGTCAGCGCGGAGCGAGAAGACGCTGAGGGAGCTGGCGGGCCGGTACGCGAAGGCGCTGGAGGAAGAAGAGCTGGGGGACGCGTGCTTCACGGCGAACACGGGGCGAGGGCGGTTCGCGCACCGGGTGGCGGTGGTGGGAGGGACGGCGGAGGAGCTGAGAGAGGAATTGGAGAGGTACGAGAGGGAAGGGGCGGTGGAGAGGGGGGCGGCGGGGCAGGCGAGGAAGGCGGGAGGAGAAGAGGTGGTGCTGCTCTTCACGGGGCAGGGAGTGCAGCACGAGGGGATGGGGAGGGAGCTGTACGAGACGCAGGAGACGTTCCGGGAGGTGATGAAGAAGTGCGACGGGGTGGTGAAGGAGGAGCTGGGGGAGTCGCTGGTGGAGGTGCTGTACGGAGGGAAGGGGAAGCAGCTGGAGAGAAGCAGCGTGTCGCAGGCGGCGCTGTTCAGCGTGGAGTACGCGCTGGCGCAGGTGTGGGCGGAGTGGGGAGTGAAGCCGGCGGCGGTGATGGGGCACAGCCTGGGTGAGTACGTGGCGGCGTGCGTGGCGGGAGTCTTCAGCGTGGAGGAGGGGCTGAAGCTGGTGATGGAGAGAGGGAGGTTGATGGAGGGGTTGGAGGGAGAAGGGAAGATGGTGGCGGTGCTGGCGAGTGAAGAGGAGGTGAGGGGGGAGGGAGGAGGAGGGTTGGTGGCGGCGGTGAATGGGCCAGAGGAGGTGGTGCTGGCGGGGAGGGTGAAGGAGGTGGAGGAGGTGGAGGGGAGGCTGAAGGCGAAGGGGAGGGAGTGCCGTGTGTTGAAGACGACGCACGCGTTCCACTCGGAGCTGATGGAGCCGATGAAGGAGGCGTTCGAGAGGGCGGCGGGGAAGGTGAGGATGGAGCGAGCGCGGTTGGAGTTGGTGTCGAACGTGAGCGGGAGGGCGGTGAAGGGAGGAGAGGAGAAGGAGGCGGGGTACTGGGCGAGGCACCTGAGGGAGCCGGTGAGGTACTGGGAGGGAGTGAAGGGGTTGTACGAGAGGGGGTACCGGGTCTTCGTGGAGGTGGGGCCGAAGCCGACGCTGACGGGAGTGGGGAAGAGGTACCTGGGGAAGGGGGAGGCGGAGTGGGTGGGGAGCCTGAGGCCCGGGAGCAGCGATTGGGAGACGCTGCTGGGGAGCATGGCGAGGCTGTACGTGAGGGGCGTGGAGGTGGACTGGGAGGGATTGGACAAGGCACACGCGCGTCGACGCACGCCGCTGCCCACGTATCCCTTCCAGCGTGAGCGCTACTGGGTCGACTCCCTCATCCCCAACACCGATGTGCTCGTGACCTTCTACCGGACCATCGTCCAGCTGGCGGAGGTCAACACCGCGGTGCAGTTCCCGTCGTTGCGCTTCGCCACGCTCCGCGAGCCCGTGCCTGGCTTCTCGTGGATCGCGATGTACCGGCCCGAGAAGGACCCCGCGAAGGAGGCGGTCTACAAGCAGTTCTACGACCTCGCTCTTCAGTCGAACCTCGAGATGGCGAGGACGCTCTACCGGGGGCTCGACTTCCCGTCGTTCACCCGCGTGCTCGACATCGGGTGTGGCCACGCCGCGGACCTCATCGACCTGGGCAAGGCGCATCCCCACCTGGAGCTTCACGGCTGCAACATCTCGCCCGACCAGATTGAAGCGGGGCGGCAGCGCATCCGCGGGCTCGGGTTGGATGGGCGCATCAAGCTCCACTACCAGGACAGCTCGCGGGATCCCTTCCCGTCCACGTACGACCTGGTCATCGCGTTCCAGGTCATCCATCACATCCGGAACAAGGCGGACCTCTTCGCGAACATCAGCCGGAGCCTGCGCAACGGCGGCTACCTGGTGATGGCGGAGACGCTGTCCAACATGGTCAGCCCCATCGAGCACCCGGAGTCGACCACGCTCTTCGTGCCTCAAGCCGAGTGGGCGGAGCTGCTTGCCCGCAACCACCTGCGCATCGTCGAGGCCGTCGAGTCCAGCCAGGAGATCGCCAACTTCCTCCACGACCCCGACTTCGAGCAGAACTTCGCGCGGGTGACCCGGGACCTGGATGAGGTGACGCAGAAGCACCTGCATGGCATCCACATGCTGGGTGAGCTGCTGCGGCGTCGGCTGGCGGCCTACCTCCTGTTCACGGTGACGAAGGACGAGTCGCTGGACGTGGACACCCTCCGGAGCATCAACCTGGAGCGCCTGGGCGCGCGGGTCTCGTACGACGCCGTCTACAGCGCCGTCGAGAAGGGGCCGTATGCGCTGCCGCCGCCTCCCGGGGCCAAGGCGCTCCAGGAGGCCTCGACCGCGGCGAGCACCTTCTCGAAGGCGCTGCTCGCCTCGGAGCCCGGCCAGCGGGGCCCCCTGCTCGACAGCTACCTGCGAGAGCTGGTCGCCAACCTGTTGAAGATGCCAGTGGTCCGGCTGGACGCGGAGCAGCCCCTGAGCACCCTGGGCCTGGACTCCCTGCTGGCGCTCGAGCTGAAGCACAAGATCCACGCGGAGACAGGCGTGACGATGCAGCTCGATGAGCTGTTGCAGGGCGCGAGCATCGCGCACCTGTCGCAGCGCCTCGCTGAACAGCTCGACGGCCGCGGTCCGGGACGGGGTGCCTCGACCCAGGACTGGGAGGAAGGCGAGCTGTGA